One bacterium DNA segment encodes these proteins:
- a CDS encoding indolepyruvate oxidoreductase subunit beta, whose translation MNSVQGVFITGVGGQGILLASELLSETARLTGMDVKKSEVHGMAQRGGSVVGHVKFGDKVHSPIINKGEADVLLSFEKLEALRYINFVKPGGMVIVNNQEIAPAPVAAGVMDYPADAWDRIHAAIPNALLISGMDIAKEAGNTRATNVVLLGALSSFLPFEMDLWKQAIENGVPPKFVEMNLKAFDLGRKAAGK comes from the coding sequence ATGAATAGCGTTCAAGGCGTTTTTATCACCGGAGTCGGTGGTCAAGGTATCCTACTCGCGAGTGAGCTTCTCAGTGAAACCGCGCGTCTGACTGGAATGGATGTTAAAAAAAGCGAGGTTCATGGGATGGCCCAGCGTGGCGGAAGTGTTGTCGGCCATGTTAAGTTTGGCGATAAGGTTCATTCGCCCATTATTAATAAGGGCGAGGCCGATGTTCTTCTTTCTTTCGAGAAACTCGAAGCCTTGAGATATATCAACTTTGTTAAGCCCGGCGGTATGGTTATCGTTAATAATCAGGAGATAGCCCCCGCGCCAGTTGCTGCAGGTGTTATGGATTATCCAGCCGATGCTTGGGATAGAATACACGCTGCGATCCCAAATGCGCTTCTCATCTCGGGTATGGATATAGCAAAAGAGGCCGGTAACACTAGGGCCACTAATGTAGTCCTTCTGGGTGCTTTGAGTTCCTTTTTGCCTTTCGAGATGGATCTATGGAAACAAGCCATCGAAAACGGAGTTCCACCAAAGTTCGTCGAGATGAATCTTAAGGCCTTCGATTTAGGAAGAAAGGCTGCAGGTAAATAA
- the dusB gene encoding tRNA dihydrouridine synthase DusB — protein sequence MLVLPDNKTISAPLAGISDTVFCSWALKYGAGLVFSGMISAEGVRRKTQKTLFLLDIARKVKPIGIQLFDDKPSAIAEAAPIIEDLGVECIDINFGCPARKVIKKGAGVSLMADLSKMESIMSAAVKSVSIPVSAKIRTGLDDESLFKEAILRLSDAGAAFITLHARSRKQGFSGHADWSKIAEAVELSPVPIIGNGDVNSAESAVRMIKETGCSAVMIGRAALGNPWIFSQVSSALTGGEIPPEPSLDERLAACSEFILDMGEYFGDLLAGKLVKKHVGWFTKGMPEGRAIRSEAYKFDKASDIAEFLKKERGKSAS from the coding sequence ATGCTGGTTCTTCCTGATAATAAAACAATATCGGCTCCTCTTGCAGGAATTTCCGACACCGTATTTTGTTCATGGGCATTGAAATATGGCGCGGGTTTGGTTTTTAGTGGAATGATCAGCGCTGAGGGAGTTCGCAGAAAAACCCAGAAAACTTTATTTCTTCTCGATATTGCTCGGAAAGTCAAACCGATAGGTATTCAGCTTTTTGACGATAAACCTTCAGCAATAGCCGAAGCAGCTCCAATCATTGAAGACCTTGGTGTTGAGTGTATCGATATAAATTTTGGTTGTCCTGCAAGAAAGGTCATTAAAAAAGGCGCCGGTGTTTCCTTAATGGCGGATCTAAGCAAAATGGAGAGCATTATGAGCGCTGCGGTTAAGTCTGTTTCCATTCCCGTTAGCGCAAAGATTCGCACTGGACTGGATGACGAGTCATTATTCAAAGAGGCTATTCTTCGTCTTTCGGATGCCGGAGCCGCTTTTATTACTCTCCATGCTCGAAGCCGTAAACAGGGTTTCTCTGGCCATGCCGATTGGAGCAAAATAGCCGAAGCCGTCGAATTATCGCCGGTCCCGATTATTGGAAATGGTGATGTAAATTCAGCGGAGAGCGCGGTTAGGATGATAAAGGAAACCGGTTGTTCGGCGGTTATGATAGGAAGAGCCGCATTGGGTAATCCTTGGATATTTTCTCAGGTATCGAGTGCGCTCACTGGAGGCGAAATACCACCCGAGCCTTCTTTGGATGAAAGGCTTGCAGCCTGTTCAGAATTCATTTTAGATATGGGTGAATATTTTGGTGATCTGCTGGCAGGCAAGTTGGTTAAAAAACATGTGGGTTGGTTCACAAAAGGGATGCCGGAGGGGAGAGCAATTCGGAGCGAAGCCTATAAATTCGATAAAGCAAGTGATATAGCTGAATTTCTAAAAAAAGAAAGAGGGAAAAGTGCCAGTTGA
- a CDS encoding SMC family ATPase codes for MTPVCLTIEGFRSYREAVVLDFSGIRRACVIGPNGSGKSSIVMALLWALFGKSSARNNPSLINSKSAGARVELIFDSDNKRFRLIRELKGSRRTASAELAILDNGSPEIIAEGVRDVDNAISRILHMGYDDFISASIFVQGEASRFSTMSPAHRKAFFSKILGISLCEEISRIARSRVREMESEKRARQEEIERLEAEIESFEPSVERLDECRLNYSILKKSSEKAKSELEIINRRKKEIDHLKYKITSGETAIEAIENEIRGLIEEIASDDRRLEDILVKIKDKQAILSKLDDLKDKEKRFAELEIAFVSTAEFRQDLTREEQIIAEWKSDHRNRIALLETKAGGFRGEINKLQRILSREIDLTEKHQEFVAVTKTVESLRRVKKEADHLKNRIIELTANISAEKRRLDDTANNYRKRIEDIQKDILSHKPDELIVEIDVLGKEIIGLRDLEVELESTRALWTEKSSAKAAIEAEIGRLETQIEEESNKVSLIETSGSSECPLCGQPLDDKHRGKVFIDLLAILDSNKRVLILKKKELNKIALALDEIKSRGERLKAKSSSLSELSDKLLQKKATLYSLQKKQKEKTDFEDSLNTVEQALADSDFLPEEREALESLQEQYTRKAVSEEFITSSFEKLDSLRESEYEFLRLPEFKKEAENLQVKFDKIKLSLKKERDNFESCSEVLINISKVDELKHRLAEIAYDKNEHKALKDKLSAVKSLIERLHSIEMVENTAMEIEKRAIRTREKLHSMQIRKKEAEKKNEILMSQMPDSTKFLHEIELVEQKNATIAKDFTACVIELSKAELEVKTLESIKKRLITTDGKLTELLDKERIHRLLATAMGKDGVPAFVISHSLPEIEREADELLALLSSEEMAVHLSPEEDKDDLRLRISDSDGERPYESYSGGESFRVDFALRLALSRFLAKRSSAELSMLIIDEGFGTQDSEGLALLIEALRSVENEFSLILVVTHLESLKEEFDQIVEVRKTTKRGSYLNIYV; via the coding sequence GTGACGCCCGTTTGTCTAACTATCGAGGGTTTCAGGAGTTATCGCGAAGCGGTTGTTCTCGATTTTTCCGGTATTCGAAGGGCATGTGTTATCGGCCCGAATGGTTCCGGTAAGTCCTCCATTGTAATGGCGCTTTTATGGGCACTTTTCGGTAAATCCAGTGCGAGGAATAACCCCAGTCTAATCAATTCAAAATCTGCTGGTGCCCGCGTCGAACTTATTTTTGATTCCGACAACAAGCGTTTCAGGCTAATCAGGGAGCTAAAAGGTTCTCGCAGGACTGCTTCGGCGGAACTTGCCATTTTAGACAACGGCTCGCCGGAGATAATCGCAGAGGGTGTTCGTGATGTCGATAACGCAATTTCACGAATTCTTCATATGGGTTATGATGATTTCATTTCTGCAAGTATTTTTGTTCAAGGCGAAGCGAGTCGTTTCTCGACAATGTCTCCAGCCCATCGAAAGGCCTTTTTTTCCAAGATTCTTGGTATCTCTCTTTGTGAGGAGATATCACGTATTGCGCGCAGTCGTGTCCGAGAAATGGAATCGGAAAAACGGGCTCGCCAAGAGGAGATTGAAAGGCTCGAAGCTGAGATTGAATCATTCGAGCCCTCTGTAGAACGCCTCGATGAATGCCGATTAAATTATTCGATCCTGAAAAAAAGCAGCGAGAAAGCAAAGAGCGAACTCGAAATCATCAATCGTAGGAAAAAGGAAATAGACCATCTCAAATACAAGATAACCTCCGGTGAAACGGCCATCGAGGCTATAGAAAATGAAATACGAGGTCTAATCGAGGAGATAGCCTCCGATGATAGGCGTCTCGAAGATATTCTGGTGAAAATCAAAGACAAACAGGCCATTTTGTCTAAACTCGATGACCTTAAAGACAAGGAAAAGCGATTTGCTGAGCTCGAGATTGCCTTTGTTTCCACGGCCGAATTTCGCCAAGATTTAACACGCGAAGAGCAGATAATCGCTGAATGGAAAAGTGATCATAGAAACCGTATCGCCCTTCTCGAAACGAAAGCGGGAGGTTTTCGCGGCGAGATCAATAAATTACAGCGGATTCTATCGAGAGAGATTGATTTGACTGAGAAGCACCAAGAGTTCGTTGCTGTTACAAAGACTGTCGAATCGTTGAGAAGGGTGAAAAAAGAGGCTGATCATCTTAAAAACCGCATTATTGAACTTACAGCGAATATTTCCGCTGAAAAAAGAAGGCTCGATGATACTGCCAATAACTATCGAAAGAGAATAGAGGATATTCAAAAGGATATTCTTTCTCATAAACCCGATGAACTCATCGTCGAGATTGATGTTTTAGGGAAAGAGATTATCGGCTTACGAGACCTGGAAGTGGAACTTGAAAGCACTCGTGCCCTTTGGACAGAAAAAAGCAGCGCCAAAGCGGCAATCGAAGCGGAAATTGGAAGACTCGAAACTCAAATCGAGGAGGAATCTAATAAAGTTTCGTTGATAGAAACATCGGGATCCAGTGAATGTCCTCTTTGCGGCCAGCCACTCGATGACAAGCATCGTGGCAAGGTTTTTATCGATCTACTTGCAATACTCGATAGTAATAAACGAGTTCTTATCTTAAAGAAAAAAGAACTTAATAAAATTGCTCTCGCTCTCGATGAAATTAAGTCTCGTGGCGAAAGATTAAAGGCAAAATCTTCAAGCCTTTCTGAACTAAGCGATAAACTTCTCCAAAAAAAGGCCACACTATATTCTCTCCAAAAGAAGCAAAAAGAAAAGACCGATTTTGAAGACAGCCTTAATACTGTCGAGCAAGCTCTTGCGGATTCGGATTTTCTTCCCGAGGAACGGGAAGCACTTGAAAGCCTGCAAGAACAATATACTAGAAAGGCCGTTTCGGAGGAGTTTATCACAAGTTCCTTTGAGAAGCTCGATTCCCTCCGCGAAAGCGAATACGAATTCCTTAGACTTCCCGAGTTTAAAAAGGAGGCTGAAAATCTTCAAGTCAAGTTTGATAAAATAAAGTTATCTCTTAAAAAAGAACGCGATAATTTCGAATCTTGCTCGGAGGTTTTGATAAACATATCGAAAGTTGACGAATTGAAACATCGCCTTGCCGAGATAGCATATGATAAAAATGAGCATAAAGCCTTGAAGGATAAGCTTTCCGCTGTTAAATCTCTTATCGAGAGACTTCACTCCATAGAGATGGTCGAAAATACCGCGATGGAGATAGAGAAAAGGGCAATTAGAACTCGGGAAAAGCTTCATTCCATGCAAATTCGCAAAAAAGAAGCCGAGAAAAAGAACGAAATACTCATGTCGCAAATGCCAGATTCCACCAAATTTTTGCACGAAATCGAATTAGTGGAACAAAAGAACGCCACTATCGCAAAGGATTTTACAGCTTGCGTTATTGAGCTATCGAAAGCGGAGCTAGAGGTCAAAACCCTCGAGTCAATTAAAAAAAGACTTATTACTACCGATGGAAAATTAACTGAGCTCCTCGATAAAGAGCGAATTCACCGCCTTTTAGCAACAGCAATGGGTAAAGATGGCGTTCCGGCATTCGTAATTTCGCATTCGCTTCCGGAGATAGAGCGAGAAGCAGACGAGCTACTTGCTCTTCTTTCCAGCGAAGAGATGGCGGTGCATCTTTCACCCGAAGAGGATAAAGACGATCTTCGTTTGCGAATCTCCGACTCCGATGGCGAGCGCCCTTACGAAAGTTATTCTGGTGGCGAGAGTTTTCGCGTCGATTTCGCATTGCGTCTGGCGCTTTCACGTTTCCTTGCAAAGCGAAGCAGCGCCGAGCTTTCCATGCTAATAATCGATGAGGGTTTTGGCACTCAGGATAGCGAAGGGCTCGCGCTGTTAATCGAGGCGCTTCGTTCGGTGGAAAATGAGTTTTCATTGATACTCGTGGTTACACATCTTGAAAGCTTGAAAGAGGAATTCGACCAGATAGTCGAGGTCAGGAAGACCACGAAAAGAGGAAGCTATCTGAATATTTATGTTTAG
- a CDS encoding dihydroorotate dehydrogenase electron transfer subunit, which yields MPVDVIGRVTEKRIVARDTLRLVVDAPSIAEVAVPGQFVMLGQSVPTSDPFLRRPFAIAGAGWGRIELLIRVVGLGSALLASVDDNDQIKILGPLGNGFPTPSGEVFLVAGGIGLAPLLFAERKWPKSRLLYGESNRDWLCDLSREKTCFWEVSTDDGSEGFRCTVVDLLKAKLETEKAPVYACGPEAMLSAVAELCKSVGVECYVSLEERMACGVGACQGCVIYTEDGYKRVCKDGPVFSAQKVNWEALNDRSGR from the coding sequence GTGCCAGTTGATGTTATCGGTCGTGTAACAGAAAAGCGTATAGTAGCGCGCGATACATTGAGACTTGTTGTCGATGCTCCTAGTATTGCCGAGGTTGCCGTGCCGGGGCAATTTGTGATGTTAGGGCAATCAGTTCCAACTTCCGACCCTTTTCTTCGCAGACCGTTCGCTATAGCTGGTGCGGGATGGGGGAGGATCGAACTTTTAATTCGAGTTGTTGGTTTGGGTTCAGCTTTATTGGCCAGTGTCGATGATAATGATCAAATAAAGATATTGGGGCCTCTGGGTAATGGTTTTCCGACTCCATCGGGTGAAGTTTTTTTGGTTGCCGGCGGAATAGGCTTAGCCCCCCTTCTTTTTGCTGAAAGAAAATGGCCAAAATCCCGGCTTCTCTATGGTGAATCGAACAGGGATTGGTTATGCGATCTTTCTCGTGAAAAGACCTGTTTTTGGGAGGTTTCAACCGATGACGGTAGCGAGGGGTTTCGATGTACTGTAGTCGATCTATTAAAAGCAAAACTCGAGACTGAGAAAGCTCCGGTTTATGCTTGTGGCCCAGAGGCTATGCTTTCAGCGGTAGCTGAATTGTGCAAGAGCGTCGGTGTTGAGTGCTATGTTTCTCTCGAAGAGCGAATGGCTTGTGGAGTTGGTGCGTGTCAGGGATGTGTAATTTATACCGAAGACGGATATAAGCGTGTTTGCAAAGATGGCCCTGTTTTTTCAGCTCAAAAGGTCAATTGGGAGGCTTTAAATGATAGATCTGGCCGTTAA
- a CDS encoding PTS sugar transporter subunit IIA → MREQVIEELVEIICPSGNIQHKRKILIDLINRERKASTAIDHGIAIPHVRTIHARDLTLGFAKTSYPIDWDSNDGKPVDLFFVMVSPPYDDKIYLRIESKLASILYSAEIRKELREAENPGEIIRILRSAE, encoded by the coding sequence ATGCGCGAACAGGTCATCGAAGAACTGGTCGAAATCATCTGCCCATCGGGTAACATTCAACATAAGCGCAAGATTCTAATCGACCTTATTAACCGCGAACGCAAAGCATCCACCGCGATAGACCACGGCATAGCAATTCCACATGTTCGCACTATACACGCTCGCGATCTCACCTTAGGTTTCGCGAAAACGAGTTACCCGATCGACTGGGATTCTAACGATGGCAAACCGGTGGACCTTTTTTTCGTGATGGTTTCTCCGCCTTACGATGACAAAATCTACCTTAGAATTGAATCGAAACTCGCGAGTATCTTGTATTCTGCGGAGATACGCAAAGAGCTGCGCGAAGCCGAAAATCCCGGCGAGATAATCCGAATACTCCGTTCAGCCGAATAG
- a CDS encoding dihydroorotate dehydrogenase — protein sequence MDLAVNVGSLKLKNPVLVASGCFGVGREYAEVFDLSILGGLVTKTVTLEPREGNRPPRVWETPSGMLNSIGLANPGIDAFIKQEIPFLKKLNCACVVSIAGKKFEDFSALVKKLDPIACVDAIEINISCPNVKEGGLAFGTSLKVVNDLIMLVRPLTEKPLWVKLTPNVTDIVQIGKAAVEAGADALSAINTLQAMEIDIGKRVPRIGNVFAGLSGPAIRPVALAKVFTLHSALPGVPIVGIGGISEASDAIAHMLAGASAFQIGSGIFRTPVLPVEVIQGIIEYCDFYDVSKVSDLTGGLKTEG from the coding sequence ATAGATCTGGCCGTTAATGTTGGTTCGCTAAAACTCAAGAATCCTGTTCTTGTCGCGAGCGGTTGTTTTGGTGTAGGCCGTGAATATGCCGAGGTTTTCGACCTATCGATTCTCGGGGGTCTGGTTACGAAAACAGTTACGTTAGAACCGCGCGAGGGTAATCGACCACCGAGAGTCTGGGAAACCCCCTCGGGAATGCTTAACTCAATCGGTCTTGCTAATCCAGGAATAGACGCTTTTATTAAACAGGAAATACCGTTCTTGAAGAAGCTGAATTGTGCTTGCGTTGTAAGTATAGCGGGAAAGAAATTTGAGGACTTTTCTGCCCTTGTTAAGAAGCTCGATCCTATAGCTTGTGTTGATGCTATCGAGATAAACATAAGTTGTCCTAATGTCAAAGAAGGAGGTCTTGCCTTCGGGACATCGCTAAAAGTAGTCAATGATCTTATTATGCTTGTTCGCCCACTGACGGAAAAACCACTATGGGTAAAGCTTACTCCGAATGTTACAGATATAGTGCAGATTGGTAAAGCAGCTGTCGAGGCGGGCGCAGACGCTTTGTCTGCAATTAATACTTTGCAAGCCATGGAGATCGATATAGGTAAGAGAGTGCCTCGAATAGGTAATGTTTTCGCCGGTCTTTCCGGGCCTGCTATAAGGCCTGTAGCTTTAGCTAAGGTTTTCACGTTACATAGCGCACTTCCGGGGGTTCCTATCGTTGGAATAGGCGGTATTTCCGAGGCGAGTGATGCCATCGCTCACATGCTTGCCGGCGCGAGTGCTTTCCAAATAGGCTCGGGTATTTTCAGAACACCAGTTTTGCCAGTTGAAGTTATACAGGGGATAATAGAATATTGTGATTTTTATGATGTCAGTAAGGTTTCGGATTTAACCGGGGGTCTGAAAACCGAGGGATAA
- a CDS encoding exonuclease SbcCD subunit D — translation MTLRILHIADVHIGDRRYGRWDPTRSVNSRLDDQRKCLSYLSNKAIEEKAHAVVIAGDIYHTKSPTPSEEDVFAEFIAQLSENGIHIFAIAGNHERPTSPGRASPLTHIDTLKIPFFHLFTSAGVKSIDIGDETISVVGIPWPLRSEMEAAGFPIKDLSANSLVWDKYISDLLNRLVAEIPENSIPILTAHLWTANIAGCGRYNIRGEPVCRAETLVRVPFRYIALGHVHSHNIVWNSPLALYSGSIDRTDFTESKEKKGAILVEIDGDLTSWTFIETPARPFISIEMDLSGFPKPTESVLERVRSLDLEGAILRILITQQKGDPPIDGRNIRPKLTKPFHIQVLRKVVSEDDKSLLFKAFTPFSALEEYMKRTPEYLPYKDKLMELARLIAEEVSER, via the coding sequence TTGACACTGCGAATTCTTCATATCGCCGATGTTCACATCGGAGATCGTCGCTATGGGCGCTGGGATCCCACGCGCTCGGTTAACTCACGCCTTGACGATCAGCGCAAATGCCTTAGTTACCTCTCGAATAAGGCTATTGAAGAAAAAGCACACGCAGTAGTTATTGCAGGAGATATCTACCACACAAAATCGCCTACTCCTTCCGAGGAGGATGTTTTTGCAGAATTCATCGCCCAACTCTCGGAAAATGGCATTCATATTTTTGCCATAGCTGGTAATCACGAGCGCCCCACATCGCCAGGGCGTGCTTCACCGCTCACTCATATCGATACGCTGAAGATACCATTTTTTCACCTATTCACATCTGCTGGGGTTAAATCAATAGATATTGGGGACGAGACCATTTCGGTTGTGGGTATTCCATGGCCGTTGCGTAGTGAAATGGAGGCTGCGGGCTTCCCGATTAAGGACCTATCTGCCAATTCGCTTGTTTGGGATAAATACATATCTGATCTTCTTAATCGTCTTGTTGCTGAAATACCGGAGAATTCGATTCCTATTCTAACTGCGCATCTTTGGACAGCAAATATAGCAGGTTGCGGAAGATATAATATTCGCGGCGAGCCGGTTTGCCGTGCCGAGACTCTTGTTAGAGTTCCTTTCCGATATATAGCGCTAGGTCATGTTCATTCTCACAATATTGTATGGAATTCCCCACTCGCGCTTTACTCTGGAAGTATAGATAGAACCGACTTTACAGAATCTAAAGAAAAAAAAGGCGCGATTTTGGTCGAAATTGACGGTGATTTGACCTCATGGACTTTTATCGAGACGCCTGCGAGACCTTTTATTTCAATAGAGATGGACCTTTCCGGTTTTCCGAAACCAACGGAATCGGTTCTCGAGCGTGTGAGGTCTCTCGATCTCGAGGGAGCGATACTTAGGATATTGATTACTCAACAAAAAGGCGATCCGCCCATCGATGGACGAAACATTCGGCCAAAATTGACCAAACCTTTTCATATTCAGGTTCTACGTAAAGTTGTTTCCGAGGATGATAAATCGTTGTTATTCAAGGCTTTTACTCCTTTTTCCGCTCTCGAGGAATATATGAAGAGAACACCTGAATATTTACCATATAAAGACAAGCTAATGGAGCTTGCAAGGCTAATAGCTGAGGAGGTTTCGGAGAGGTGA
- the hypE gene encoding hydrogenase expression/formation protein HypE, which yields MEFKKHIRLIDGEGGRATTRLIKELFIHRFNNPILSELCDSASMELGREKISFTTDAFVVDPSKFPGGDIGKLSICGTVNDLAALGAKPIMIAAAFILEEGLALIDLEHYVDSMALAAKKSGVNIVAGDTKVVPKGKGDKIYITTSGVGLIKDFPRMPALIQPGDSLVISGDIARHAASVVAAREGLLGDPPIESDCAPLWNMVKEAVDKVPQIHAMRDPTRGGLGGILNELASQSGNRFVVNESDIPILPQIYNMCELFGYEPLFMACEGRMLFIVQSEYASDLINVLKSHAEGTNSAIIGHVEKGEGVVLRTPSGGKRLLIEPEGAPLPRIC from the coding sequence ATGGAATTTAAGAAGCATATAAGACTCATAGATGGCGAAGGCGGAAGAGCCACAACTCGGCTTATTAAAGAGCTATTCATCCACAGATTTAATAATCCCATTCTCTCAGAGCTTTGCGATTCAGCTTCAATGGAATTAGGCCGGGAAAAAATCTCTTTCACCACCGATGCATTTGTGGTTGATCCCTCAAAATTCCCGGGAGGCGATATAGGCAAACTCTCTATCTGCGGCACTGTTAATGACCTTGCTGCCCTCGGAGCCAAACCTATAATGATTGCTGCAGCGTTTATACTCGAAGAAGGCCTAGCCCTAATCGACCTGGAGCACTATGTCGATAGTATGGCGCTTGCTGCCAAGAAATCAGGTGTGAATATTGTGGCCGGAGATACTAAGGTTGTCCCTAAAGGCAAGGGGGATAAAATCTATATCACAACTAGCGGTGTGGGTCTTATAAAAGATTTTCCGCGGATGCCCGCTTTGATTCAACCCGGCGATTCTCTGGTGATAAGCGGTGATATTGCGCGGCACGCTGCATCCGTGGTCGCCGCTCGCGAAGGGCTTCTCGGAGATCCTCCAATAGAGAGCGACTGTGCGCCACTTTGGAACATGGTGAAAGAAGCTGTTGATAAGGTTCCTCAGATACACGCTATGAGAGATCCCACACGCGGCGGTTTAGGGGGTATTCTAAACGAATTAGCATCTCAATCCGGGAATAGATTTGTAGTAAATGAAAGCGATATTCCAATTCTACCGCAAATCTATAACATGTGCGAACTTTTTGGATATGAACCGCTTTTCATGGCCTGTGAGGGAAGAATGCTCTTTATCGTCCAAAGTGAATATGCTTCGGATTTAATCAATGTGCTTAAGTCGCATGCCGAAGGCACAAATTCCGCGATAATAGGCCATGTGGAAAAAGGCGAGGGTGTGGTATTAAGAACTCCTTCGGGCGGTAAAAGGCTCTTAATCGAACCGGAAGGTGCACCACTTCCCAGAATATGTTAA
- a CDS encoding divergent polysaccharide deacetylase family protein — MAQIYHRKKRSKKPPSKVWRLVVGIALGTIIITALVFLLYSVFHQKTSETSPSPVIDTINSNDEANESIAEYTVKNGSKQPTTEDNLDEALFNALAKLGAPKSELHIRKAGQIEGLGRDLIEIRAEISRAFPMSMANHLIQSSWRSAGGEIIDCIENKLGRQITIQAGFGGIITRRIKVSREQKEPLKGKVCLVIDDFGALPLNKIKGFLDLGIPYTASVMPFEEFTPEVYAALVAKEIEIIVHMPMEPDAYPKVDPGEKAIFVDLPEKEIIKRIETAIANLPKAVGINNHMGSRATADKKTMCIVGKALKNSGLFYIDSRTSVYTCAEEEIGKCGIPVTSQDGNIDVVDDTSAIARKFIDLALRSRETKDGMLIVGHARPNTIIAIKRILPSLDKWGIEFVSASEMVSHRSIEE, encoded by the coding sequence ATGGCACAAATTTACCACAGAAAAAAACGTAGTAAGAAACCTCCATCTAAGGTATGGCGGCTCGTTGTTGGAATCGCCCTTGGCACAATAATTATCACTGCGCTTGTGTTTCTTCTTTACTCAGTATTTCACCAAAAGACTTCCGAAACCTCACCTTCTCCTGTAATCGATACAATAAACTCCAACGACGAAGCAAATGAATCGATAGCCGAATACACAGTTAAAAATGGCAGTAAACAACCGACCACCGAAGATAACCTAGATGAGGCACTCTTTAATGCCTTAGCCAAACTTGGTGCACCCAAAAGTGAGCTGCATATTCGCAAAGCCGGCCAAATTGAGGGTTTAGGCAGAGACCTTATTGAAATACGCGCGGAAATCTCGCGCGCATTCCCAATGTCTATGGCCAATCACCTTATCCAATCATCGTGGAGAAGTGCCGGAGGAGAAATAATCGACTGTATTGAAAATAAACTCGGGCGCCAAATAACAATTCAAGCAGGTTTCGGAGGCATAATCACACGGCGAATAAAAGTCTCAAGAGAACAAAAAGAACCCCTTAAAGGCAAGGTGTGCTTAGTTATAGACGACTTTGGAGCGCTTCCTCTCAATAAAATAAAGGGATTTCTCGACCTGGGAATTCCATATACTGCCAGCGTTATGCCTTTCGAAGAATTTACACCGGAGGTTTATGCAGCACTTGTTGCAAAGGAGATCGAGATAATAGTCCATATGCCGATGGAACCGGATGCTTATCCAAAAGTAGATCCCGGGGAAAAGGCTATTTTCGTCGATTTACCCGAGAAAGAAATTATAAAACGCATCGAAACAGCTATAGCCAACCTTCCAAAAGCAGTCGGTATTAACAACCACATGGGAAGCAGGGCTACTGCGGACAAAAAAACCATGTGTATTGTTGGAAAAGCGCTTAAAAATAGTGGGCTTTTTTATATCGATAGCCGAACCTCGGTTTACACATGCGCCGAAGAGGAAATCGGAAAGTGCGGAATACCAGTAACTTCACAGGATGGCAATATAGATGTCGTGGACGACACCTCGGCTATTGCGCGTAAATTCATCGATTTGGCATTAAGAAGCAGGGAAACCAAAGATGGTATGTTAATAGTCGGCCACGCGCGCCCAAATACTATAATAGCAATCAAAAGAATCTTACCAAGCCTAGATAAATGGGGAATAGAATTCGTATCTGCGAGCGAGATGGTATCACATAGATCGATAGAGGAATAA
- a CDS encoding 4Fe-4S binding protein, translating to MYKKYVTLIALFAFTILSQGIENKYKVDSDKCIGCAQCVPICPIDAISMEKGRAVIDPSKCISCGLCSQTCPISAIYRDTTAQASKIIEDNSEVMSKNIEPSSLVEPTIAAQNTYDSIPKTEEITEYEETEYSKPVSEKEEKSDELETEKTPSNKPLLDSAKCISCGICARVCPTDAIKLIDGKPVIDSGKCILCGKCVKRCPTEALSMPKNE from the coding sequence ATGTATAAAAAATATGTAACATTGATTGCTTTATTTGCTTTTACTATACTATCCCAGGGAATAGAAAATAAATATAAAGTCGATTCGGATAAATGTATCGGTTGTGCTCAATGTGTTCCTATTTGCCCAATAGACGCAATATCTATGGAAAAAGGGCGCGCAGTGATTGACCCATCAAAATGCATTTCCTGCGGTTTGTGTTCGCAAACATGCCCGATCTCAGCAATTTATAGAGATACAACAGCACAAGCTTCGAAGATTATCGAGGATAATAGCGAAGTAATGTCAAAAAATATCGAGCCATCCAGTTTGGTCGAACCGACAATAGCCGCTCAGAATACCTATGACAGTATTCCAAAAACAGAAGAAATAACTGAATATGAAGAGACTGAATACTCTAAACCTGTGTCTGAAAAAGAAGAAAAATCCGATGAATTAGAAACAGAAAAAACTCCATCGAATAAACCTCTTCTTGATTCAGCAAAGTGTATATCCTGCGGAATCTGCGCCCGAGTGTGTCCAACTGATGCCATAAAACTCATCGATGGTAAACCGGTGATAGATTCAGGCAAGTGTATTCTCTGTGGCAAATGCGTTAAGAGATGCCCAACCGAGGCCCTTTCCATGCCAAAAAATGAATAA